Within Streptomyces roseirectus, the genomic segment GGGTTGTGAAGTCCCGTGCCCGCAGGGCCAGTTCGTCGAGCAGGTCCATGTCCTCGGCGTTCTCGTCGCGCAGGTCGGTGAGCAGGGTGCGGGATTCTTGCGCCGTGCGGCGGGCGGCCCTCGCGATCAACTCGGCCTGGTCTCTGACGTGTTGGTCGGCGCCGGAGGCGAGGGCTTCGGCGGCCAGGGCCACGCCGTACAGGGACTTGGCGACGGAGTCGTGCATCTCCCGTGCGAGGCGGGCGCGTTCGGCGGCGACGGCCTCGGTGGCGGCCAGGCGGGACCGGGTCTCCGCGAGGGCTTCGGTGGCCTCGGCGAACCTCAGCATCAGGCTGCGCAGGGCTGAGCCGAGGGCGCCGGTGATCACGCAGAAGCCGGGCAGCAGGAGGCGTTCCGCGACGCTCACGTCCGAGTGTGACGCCAGTGTCGTGTGCACCAGCAGCAGGATCAGGGCCTGCGCGGAGGCGAAGCAGGCCGCTCCGCGCCAGCCGTACAGGATCCCCGCGAGCAGGGGGGTGCACACGCTGACGTACGCGAGCGTGGTCTCCGGGCCCGCCGAGATCAGCAGGAGCGAGCCCAGGAGGGTGTCCAACGCCAGTACGGCGGGGTGGCGCAGCAGGAGGGGGCCGAAGCGTTCCCAGTCCCTCAGGAGGGCGTACGAGACCATGAACGTGACGACGACCGCCGTGCCGACGAGGCGGACCCCTACGCCGGGGGAGGCGTTCAGCAGCGCGGAGGGGGCGGCCAGGGCGATCATCGCCAGCCGGAAGCCGAAGACTTGGCGGGAGAGGGCTTGGAGGGCGTTGACCTGGAGGGCGAGGGGGGTTGGGCGGGGGTGGGGGGTGGTCGGGGGGTTCGGCCGGGTGCGGGT encodes:
- a CDS encoding sensor histidine kinase translates to MPGKSCDRGAGGAAGAPGSDERLPTARGSGEANPHPLHDPDHPPQGRGAVSDLRLPPRGRERPQRTRTRPNPPTTPHPRPTPLALQVNALQALSRQVFGFRLAMIALAAPSALLNASPGVGVRLVGTAVVVTFMVSYALLRDWERFGPLLLRHPAVLALDTLLGSLLLISAGPETTLAYVSVCTPLLAGILYGWRGAACFASAQALILLLVHTTLASHSDVSVAERLLLPGFCVITGALGSALRSLMLRFAEATEALAETRSRLAATEAVAAERARLAREMHDSVAKSLYGVALAAEALASGADQHVRDQAELIARAARRTAQESRTLLTDLRDENAEDMDLLDELALRARDFTTRTGLPTTYRVTGDHTTAPLPPTVARELLTITAEALDNAHRHADATRVEVSAGIHAGVLRVTVHDDGKGLPPGTTLDALRGAGRFGLLGMTERAAALGARLAVGPGHQGAEMRLELELPPHADEFGQGAA